One region of Camelina sativa cultivar DH55 chromosome 6, Cs, whole genome shotgun sequence genomic DNA includes:
- the LOC104792609 gene encoding N-alpha-acetyltransferase MAK3 isoform X2, whose product MEDKEEFDEAEIEYMSYSGEHHLPLIMSLVDQELSEPYSIFTYRYFVYLWPQLCFLAFHKGKCIGTVVCKMGDHRQTFRGYIAMLVVIKPYRGRGIASELVTRSIKAMMESGCEEVTLEAEVSNKGALALYGRLGFIRAKRLYHYYLNGMDAFRLKLLFPKPRVPQIPPQAHTPIVFPTPRVP is encoded by the exons atggaagataaagaagaaTTTGATGAGGCAGAGATTGAGTACATGAGTTACTCTGGTGAGCATCATCTGCCATTGATTATGTCTCTTGTTGACCAAGAACTTAGTGAACCTTACTCCATCTTTACTTACCGCTACTTCGTCTACCTCTGGCCGCAGCTCTGCTTCCTG gCCTTTCACAAAGGTAAATGCATAGGAACCGTAGTCTGTAAGATGGGAGATCATCGACAAACTTTCAGAGGGTACATCGCCATGTTGGTCGTTATTAAACCATATCGTGGCCGAGGCATAG CCTCAGAGCTTGTCACAAGATCGATAAAAGCAATGATGGAATCAGGCTGTGAAGAG GTAACTCTGGAGGCAGAAGTGAGTAACAAAGGAGCATTGGCATTATATGGGCGCCTCGGGTTCATAAGAGCCAAACGGCTATACCACTATTACTTAAATGGGATGGATGCTTTTCGCCTGAAGCTCTTGTTCCCTAAGCCTCGTGTACCTCAAATACCTCCTCAAGCTCATACCCCGATCGTGTTCCCTACGCCTCGTGTACCTTAA
- the LOC104792609 gene encoding N-alpha-acetyltransferase MAK3 isoform X1 codes for MEKGMEDKEEFDEAEIEYMSYSGEHHLPLIMSLVDQELSEPYSIFTYRYFVYLWPQLCFLAFHKGKCIGTVVCKMGDHRQTFRGYIAMLVVIKPYRGRGIASELVTRSIKAMMESGCEEVTLEAEVSNKGALALYGRLGFIRAKRLYHYYLNGMDAFRLKLLFPKPRVPQIPPQAHTPIVFPTPRVP; via the exons ATGGAGAAAGGGatggaagataaagaagaaTTTGATGAGGCAGAGATTGAGTACATGAGTTACTCTGGTGAGCATCATCTGCCATTGATTATGTCTCTTGTTGACCAAGAACTTAGTGAACCTTACTCCATCTTTACTTACCGCTACTTCGTCTACCTCTGGCCGCAGCTCTGCTTCCTG gCCTTTCACAAAGGTAAATGCATAGGAACCGTAGTCTGTAAGATGGGAGATCATCGACAAACTTTCAGAGGGTACATCGCCATGTTGGTCGTTATTAAACCATATCGTGGCCGAGGCATAG CCTCAGAGCTTGTCACAAGATCGATAAAAGCAATGATGGAATCAGGCTGTGAAGAG GTAACTCTGGAGGCAGAAGTGAGTAACAAAGGAGCATTGGCATTATATGGGCGCCTCGGGTTCATAAGAGCCAAACGGCTATACCACTATTACTTAAATGGGATGGATGCTTTTCGCCTGAAGCTCTTGTTCCCTAAGCCTCGTGTACCTCAAATACCTCCTCAAGCTCATACCCCGATCGTGTTCCCTACGCCTCGTGTACCTTAA
- the LOC104699294 gene encoding uncharacterized protein LOC104699294 — MEHIGNVTPATQFQPQPTMVDVRVTLQSHHPSEALKTDQIPQFRHNRRRTLRLGRPKSLSSIVMCFGWLFVAIHLSCRAFFRRSQLCCCRRFVSDHVSSPSYSQLDIIGLKIKWHFRQLSFLSTKWYGDVIWIFDLGIIWTWIDNESEWKKLLMQTSVRSPGLRHCLRIWWREIRLSLILRIDFDKFLPWFSLSIKEFGQPLVVNFNGCSWGCQHGTRFKRWCSLFHYLWALAITKKDVISRCWRYVVGKRCNRWITTIDCFKVYWSFVKKR, encoded by the exons ATGGAGCACATCGGGAACGTTACGCCGGCGACGCAATTTCAGCCGCAGCCGACTATGGTGGATGTG aGAGTTACGTTGCAGAGCCACCATCCATCAGAGGCCTTGAAGACGGACCAGATTCCTCAGTTTCGGCACAACCGTCGAAGGACTCTCAGGCTGGGTAGACCAAAATCTCTCTCTTCCATAGTTATGTGTTTCGGTTGGCTCTTTGTAGCCATCCATCTCTCTTGTAGAGCGTTTTTCCGGCGATCACAATTGTGTTGTTGTCGGCGTTTTGTCTCCGATCATGTTTCATCTCCTTCTTACAGCCAATTAGACATCATTGGCCTAAAAATAAAGTGGCATTTTCGGCAGTTGTCGTTTCTCTCCACCAAATGGTATGGAGATGTAATTTGGATATTTGATCTTGGTATCATTTGGACTTGGATTGACAATGAAAGCGAATGGAAGAAATTATTAATGCAGACATCGGTTCGTAGCCCTGGTTTGAGACATTGCTTAAGGATATGGTGGCGAGAGATCAGATTGTCTTTGATTTTACGAATAGACTTTGACAAATTTTTACCTTGGTTTTCATTATCAATCAAGGAATTTGGACAGCCGTTAGTTGTTAATTTCAATGGGTGCTCTTGGGGATGTCAGCATGGAACGAGATTCAAAAGATGGTGttcattatttcattatttatgGGCATTAGCTATAACAAAGAAAGATGTTATCTCCCGTTGTTGGAGATATGTTGTTGGGAAGCGATGTAACAGATGGATCACAACCATTGATTGTTTCAAAGTTTATTGGAGTTTCGTCAAAAAACGATAG
- the LOC104792608 gene encoding auxin transporter protein 1 → MSEGVEAIVANDNGTDQINGNRTGKDNEEHDGSGSSALSNFLWHGGSVWDAWFSCASNQVAQVLLTLPYSFSQLGMLSGIVLQIFYGLLGSWTAYLISVLYVEYRARKEKEGKSFKNHVIQWFEVLDGLLGTYWKAAGLAFNCTFLLFGSVIQLIACASNIYYINDHLDKRTWTYIFGACCATTVFIPSFHNYRIWSFLGLGMTTYTAWYLAIASIIHGQTEGVKHSGPTKLVLYFTGATNILYTFGGHAVTVEIMHAMWKPQKFKYIYLMATLYVFTLTIPSAAAVYWAFGDALLDHSNAFSLMPKNGWRDAAVILMLIHQFITFGFACTPLYFVWEKVIGMHDTKSICLRALARLPVVIPIWFLAIIFPFFGPINSAVGALLVSFTVYIIPSLAHMLTYRSASARQNAAEKPPFFMPSWTAMYVLNAFVVVWVLIVGFGFGGWASVTNFVRQVDTFGLFAKCYQCKPAAAAAAAHAPVSALHHRL, encoded by the exons atgtcggaAGGAGTAGAAGCAATAGTAGCGAATGACAACGGAACAGATCAGATAAACGGAAACAGAACAGGAAAAGATAACGAAGAACACGACGGCTCAGGCAGTTCTGCCTTAAGCAATTTCCTATGGCACGGTGGTTCTGTTTGGGACGCTTGGTTCAGCTGCGCATCTAACCAG GTGGCACAAGTGCTACTGACGTTACCGTACTCGTTCAGTCAATTAGGGATGTTGTCGGGAATAGTACTTCAGATCTTCTATGGTTTACTCGGAAGCTGGACTGCTTATCTCATCAGTGTTCTCTACGTCGAGTACAGAGCTCGTAAGGAAAAAGAAGGCAAAAGCTTCAAAAACCACGTCATTCAG TGGTTTGAAGTACTCGATGGATTACTTGGTACCTACTGGAAAGCAGCAGGACTCGCATTTAATTGCACTTTCCTCTTGTTCGGATCTGTTATCCAACTCATTGCTTGTGCCAG TAACATTTATTACATAAACGATCACTTGGACAAGAGAACATGGACTTACATATTCGGCGCGTGTTGTGCAACCACTGTGTTTATACCGTCGTTTCACAATTACCGTATTTGGTCATTCCTCGGCCTTGGTATGACCACTTACACTGCTTGGTACTTAGCCATTGCCTCCATCATCCACGGCCag acGGAAGGTGTGAAACACTCAGGTCCAACAAAGCTAGTGCTTTATTTTACCGGAGCCACAAATATTTTGTACACCTTTGGAGGTCACGCGGTCACTGT TGAGATTATGCATGCGATGTGGAAGCCTCAGAAGTTTAAGTACATTTACTTGATGGCGACGTTATACGTTTTCACATTAACGATTCCATCCGCTGCCGCCGTTTACTGGGCCTTCGGAGACGCACTCCTCGACCACTCCAACGCGTTCTCTCTCATGCCCAAGAACGGATGGCGTGATGCTGCCGTTATCCTCATGCTCATTCATCAG TTTATAACGTTCGGATTCGCATGTACGCCGTTGTACTTTGTTTGGGAGAAAGTGATAGGGATGCATGACACAAAGAGCATTTGCTTAAGGGCTTTGGCTCGATTGCCTGTGGTTATACCGATTTGGTTCTTAGCTATTATTTTCCCCTTTTTCGGTCCCATCAATTCCGCGGTTGGTGCTCTTCTCGTTAGCTTCACCGTCTATATCATCCCTTCACTTGCTCACATGCTCACATACCGATCTGCCTCCGCTCGTCAG AATGCGGCGGAGAAGCCACCGTTCTTCATGCCGAGCTGGACTGCGATGTACGTGTTGAACGCTTTCGTGGTGGTTTGGGTTCTCATTGTCGGATTCGGGTTCGGTGGATGGGCTAGTGTTACCAACTTTGTTCGTCAAGTGGATACTTTTGGTCTCTTTGCTAAGTGTTACCAATGTAAACCAGCTGCAGCTGCAGCCGCTGCGCATGCTCCCGTCTCCGCTTTACACCACCGTCTTTGA